A genomic segment from Pseudomonas sp. S09G 359 encodes:
- a CDS encoding type II toxin-antitoxin system RelE/ParE family toxin: MSYSIQQTQTFTQWHSAIRDLRAKIAVGRRIERASMGNLGDFKTLGEGISEMRIDVGLGYRVYFTLRGRKIVLLLAGGDKSSQDADIRRARKLAKEI, translated from the coding sequence GTGAGCTATTCGATTCAGCAAACGCAAACCTTCACTCAATGGCATTCAGCCATACGCGACCTGCGAGCAAAGATCGCAGTGGGTCGACGTATTGAAAGAGCCAGCATGGGCAACCTGGGGGATTTCAAAACGCTCGGCGAAGGCATTTCAGAAATGCGGATAGATGTCGGCTTGGGTTACCGGGTTTACTTCACCCTACGCGGCAGAAAGATCGTCTTATTGCTGGCAGGCGGCGACAAATCCTCGCAAGACGCCGATATCCGACGAGCAAGAAAATTAGCAAAGGAGATCTGA
- a CDS encoding DUF6482 family protein, producing MNLQTLTELAEKGEVRELELLSLEGGFYLARINLGHGQKTLMNDAGKPLRIGSTTHLRDLLQRVPPFPCVLVQHCVHDEMCGVREGPIGALRIPFSLTSSL from the coding sequence CTGACTGAGCTGGCCGAAAAAGGCGAGGTACGTGAACTGGAGTTGCTGTCGCTGGAAGGCGGTTTCTACCTGGCGCGCATCAACCTGGGCCACGGCCAGAAGACGCTGATGAATGATGCTGGCAAGCCATTGCGCATCGGCTCCACTACCCATCTGCGCGACCTGTTGCAGCGGGTGCCGCCGTTTCCCTGCGTGCTGGTGCAGCACTGCGTCCACGATGAAATGTGCGGCGTGCGAGAAGGGCCTATCGGTGCGTTACGCATTCCGTTTTCGTTGACGTCGAGCCTGTAA